DNA from Mycobacterium bourgelatii:
CCGCATCCACGTGGGAGTTCGAGCCGCTGGACGCCGCGGTGTTCCCGGCCGTCGACCTGGCCCGGGAGGCGGGTGAACGCGGTGGCTGCCTGACGGCGGTCTACAACGCCGCTAACGAAGAAGCCGCCGAAGCCTTCCTGGCCGGGCGGATCGGATTCCCGGCCATCGTCGGCACCATCGCTGAAGTGCTGCAAGCTGCCGACCAGTGGGCCGCGGAACCAGCTAACGTGGATGACGTACTGGAGGCGCAGCGTTGGGCCCGAGACCGAGCGCAACGCGCGGTCGCCGCAGTCTCCATGGCTTTAGAAAGGTCCTGACACCTCGATGATGTTCATAGTCGGCATAGTGCTCTTCGCGCTGGCCATCCTGGTATCGGTGGCCCTGCACGAGTGCGGTCATATGTGGGTGGCTCGCGCCACCGGTATGAAGGTGCGCCGCTATTTCGTCGGCTTCGGTCCCACGCTGTGGTCGACTCGGCGCGGCGAAACCCAGTACGGCGTCAAGGGCGTCCCGCTGGGCGGTTTCTGCGACATCGCCGGAATGACCCCGGTCGAAGAACTCGCGCCGGACGAGCAGGAACGCGCGATGTACAAGCAGAAGACCTGGAAGCGGGTCGCGGTGCTGTTCGCCGGACCGGGAATGAACTTCGTCATCTGCATCGTGCTGATCTACTTCATCGCGGTGATCTGGGGGCTGCCCAACCTGCACCCGCCCACTCAGGCAATCGTCGGCGAAACCGGCTGTGTCGCTGAGGAGACGACGCAGGGGCAACTCGCCAAGTGCAACGGCCCCGGCCCGGCTGCGATCGCCGGAATTCGCCCCGGCGACGTCATCGTCAAGGTGGGCGACAAACCGGTCTCCACGTTCGAGGAAATGGCCGCGGCGGTGCGCAAACAACACGGCAACGTGCCGATCGTCGTTGAACGTGACGGCACCCCGATCACGCTCAACGTCAACGTCCAGTCCACTCAGCGCTATATCCCCAACAGCGAGGGCAAAGAACTCAAGCCCGCCAACGTCGGCGCCATCGGCGTCGCCGCGCAGCACATCGGACCCACGCAATACAACCCGATCACCGCGGTGCCCGGCGCCATCGGATTCACCATCGACCTGACCGTCGAGGTAGGCAAGGCGATCGCCAAGATTCCCACCAAAGTCGGTGCCCTGGTGAACGCCATCAGCGGCGAGCAGCGCGACCCTGAAACACCGATGAGCGTGGTCGGCGCGAGCATCATCGGCGGTGACACCGTCGACCACGGACTATGGGTGGCGTTCTGGTTCTTCCTGGCCCAGTTGAACCTGGTGCTCGGGGCGATCAATTTGCTGCCGTTGTTGCCTTTCGACGGCGGGCATATCGCCGTCGCGTTCTACGAGAAGATCCGCAACTCCATACGGTCGGCACGCGGCAAGGCCGCCGCGGCTCCGGTGAACTACCTCAAGCTCATGCCCGCGACCTATGTGGTCCTGGTTTTCGTCGTCGGGTACATGCTGTTGACCGTCACCGCTGACCTGGTCAATCCGATTCGGCTATTCCAATAGCCAGAAAGAAGGCATGGCAGTGACTGTTGGCCTGGGCCTGCCGCAGCCCCCGGCGCCCACGCTGGCCCCTCGACGCAAGACGCGTCAGTTGATGGTCCGTGACGTCGGGGTCGGCAGCGATTATCCGATCGCGGTGCAGTCGATGTGCACCACCAAGACGCACGACGTGAACTCCACCCTGCAACAGATCGCCGAACTGACGGCAGCCGGCTGCGACATCGTCAGAGTCGCCTGCCCGCGTCAGGAAGACGCCGACGCGCTCGCCGAGATCGCCAAGCACAGCCAGATCCCGGTGATCGCCGACATCCATTTCCAGCCGAAGTACATCTTCGCCGCCATCGACGCGGGGTGCGCGGCGGTGCGGGTCAACCCCGGCAACATCAAGGAGTTCGACGGCCGGGTCGGGGAAGTGGCCAAGGCCGCGGCTGCCGCCAACATCCCGATCCGCATTGGCGTCAACGCCGGCTCCCTGGACAAGCGGTTCATGCAGAAGTACGGCAAGGCCACCCCCGAGGCGCTGGTCGAATCGGCGCTCTGGGAGGCCTCGCTCTTCGAGGAGCACGGCTTCGGCAACATCAAGATCAGCGTCAAGCACAACGACCCCGTCATCATGGTTGCCGCCTACGAGCAGCTGGCCGCACAGTGCGACTACCCCCTGCATCTAGGCGTCACCGAGGCCGGTCCCGCATTCCAGGGCACCATCAAGTCGGCGGTGGCTTTCGGCGCGCTGTTGTCCAAAGGAATCGGCGACACTATCCGGGTTTCGTTGTCGGCCCCGCCGGTGGAGGAAGTCAAGGTCGGCACCCAGATTCTGGAATCGCTGAACCTGCGGCCGCGCGGGCTGGAAATCGTGTCTTGCCCGTCGTGTGGCCGGGCGCAGGTCGACGTGTACACCCTGGCCAACGAGGTCACCGCCGGCCTCGACGGCCTGGACGTGCCGTTGCGGGTGGCCGTGATGGGATGCGTCGTCAACGGCCCTGGTGAAGCGCGCGAGGCCGACCTGGGCGTGGCCTCGGGCAACGGCAAAGGCCAGATCTTCGTCAAAGGCGAAGTGATCAAGACCGTGCCCGAAGCGCAGATCGTCGAAACGCTCATCGAAGAGGCGATGCGGCTCGCTTCGGAGATGGGCGAAATGAACGATCACGATCCTGGTTCGACTGCGAGCGGTTCGCCGGTTGTGACCGTAAGCTAATGGTGGCCGAATTCGCGGCCGCCCATTCGCACCCAGAGTTCTAGCGCAGAGAGTTCCACAGAATGTCGGCTCCGCCCATCATGCGCCTCGTCGGTGAACGGCGGGTGTCCGTGGTTCGCGACGCCGCCGCGGTATGGCGGGTTCTCGGCGCCGATCCGGTCGAAGCCTGCATGGTCGCCGCGCGCGTCGCCGACTACGGCATCGAGCCCAATGCGATTGGCGGCGAATTGTGGACCGTTCGGGGCGTCGACGAGTCGCTCTGTTTCGCCGGTGCCAACCTCATTCCGCTGCGCGGTGGACTGATCGATCTCAACGCCTTCGCCGACGAGGCGATGAGCACGACGCGGCGGTGCTCGTCGCTGGTGGGACGGGCCGATCTGGTGCTGACGATGTGGCGGCGGCTGGAATCGGCCTGGGGCCCGGCGCGCGATGTTCGTGACAACCAACCGCTGATGGCCCTCAACAGCCACCCCAACTGCGCGCTCGACACCGAAGTGCGACAGGTCCGGCCCGAGGAACTCGACGCCTACCTGGTGGCCGCGGTCGACATGTTCATCGGCGAAGTGGGCGTGGACCCGCGACTGGGCGACGGCGGTCGCGGCTACCGTCGCCGCGTGGCCAACCTCATCGCCGCGGGCCGGGCGTGGGCACGGTTCGAGCACGGCCAGGTCGTGTTCAAGGCCGAGGTGGGTTCGCAATCACCGACGGTGGGACAGATCCAGGGAGTCTGGGTGCATCCCGAGTGGCGGGGTCTGGGGCTTGGCACCGCGGGCACGGCCACCCTGGCGGCGGTGATCGTCGGGAGCGGACGCATCGCCAGCCTGTACGTGAACGACTTCAACACGGTGGCGCGGGCCGCCTACGCACGCGTGGGCTTCAAGGAGGTCGGCACGTTCGCGACGGTGCTGCTGGACTAACCCGCGACCACTCGGCCGCGAATAAAACCTCGACGTAACGGTTCGGTCTCGGTGTGTCGGCGCCCGTGGCTACGCCACAGCTCTAACATCAGCACCGATGGTAACGAGAACAACAGTAGCCTCATCTGTCACAGCGGTGATGGTGCTGGCCGCCGTGACCCTGCTGCCCGCCTGTACCCCGCGCCCCGAAGGTCCCGGTCCGGCAGCCGAGAGGTACTTCGCCGCGCTGTCCGTCGGCGACACCGCGACGGCCGCTCAGCTCACCGACAACCCCAACGAGGCGCGCGAAGCCCTCAACGCGGCGTGGGCGGGACTGCAGGCCACGCACCTTGATGCGCAGGTGCTCGGTTCGAAGTACGCCGAGGACGTGGGCACCGTCGCCTACCGCTTCACCTGGCATCTGCCCAAGGACCGGACTTTCAGCTACGACGGCCAGCTCAAGATGGCCCGTGACGAGGGCCGTTGGCAGGTCCGTTGGACGACCACCGGCCTGCATCCCAAACTGGGCGAACATCAAACCTTCGCGCTGCGGGCGGACAAGCCCCAGCGGGCTTCGGTGAACGAGTTAGGCGGCACCGATGTCCTCGCGCCGGGGTACCTCTACCACTACTCGCTGGACGCCACCAAGGCCGGGCGCGACCTGTTCGGGATCGCCCACGCCGTGGTCGACGCGCTGCATCCGTTCAACGAAGCGTTGAACGATCCGCAGTTGCTGGCCGAACAAGCAAGTTCCATGACCGAGCCGATGGACCTTGGGGTCACGCTGCGCGTCGACGACAGCAATCGGGTCTTCGCGGCGATCGGGGGGCTGCCGGGTGTCGTGGTCACTCCGCAGGCCGACCTGCTGCCGACCGACGACCACTTCGCACCGGTCGTCATGACCGAGGTGAAAAAGGCCGTCATCGACGAGCTCGACGGCCAGGCGGGCTGGCGGGTGGTCAGCGTCAACCAGAACGGCGTCGACGTCGCCGTGTTGCACGAGGTCGAACCGACACCAGCGCCGTCGGTCTCGATCACCCTGGACCGGACCGTGCAGAACGCCGCCCAGCACGCCGTGGACACCAGGGGCGGCAAGGCGATGATTGTCGTGATCAAGCCCTCTACCGGCGAGATCCTGGCGATCGCGCAGAATGCCGGCGCCAACGAGGACGGCCCGCTCGCCACGACCGGGCTCTTCCCGCCCGGATCGACGTTCAAGATGATCACTGCGGGAGCGGCCGTCGAGCGTGACATGGCAACCCCCAACACGATGCTCGGTTGTCCCGGACATCTCGACATCGGCCACCGCACCATCCCGAACTACGGCGGCTTCGATCTGGGTGTGGTGCCGCTGTCGCGTGCGTTCGCGAGCTCCTGCAACACCACATTTGCAGAGCTGAGCAGCAAGCTGCCGCCTCGCGGCCTGACCCAGGCGGCGCAGCGCTACGGCATCGGGCTCGACTATCAGGTGGAGGGAATCACCACGGTGACCGGTTCGGTGCCGCCGACCGTGGACCTCGCCGAGCTCACCGAAGACGGCTTCGGTCAGGGCAAGGTGCTGGCCAGCCCGTTCGGCATGGCTTTGGTGGCGGCCACGGTGGCGGCGGGCAGAACCCCGGTTCCGCAGTTGATCGCCGGGCGGCCGACGATCGTCCAGGGCGATACCACGCCGATCACCCCAAAAATGGTGGAGGCGCTGCGGCCGATGATGCGGCTGGTGGTGACCAACGGCACCGCCAAAGAC
Protein-coding regions in this window:
- a CDS encoding M50 family metallopeptidase, giving the protein MMFIVGIVLFALAILVSVALHECGHMWVARATGMKVRRYFVGFGPTLWSTRRGETQYGVKGVPLGGFCDIAGMTPVEELAPDEQERAMYKQKTWKRVAVLFAGPGMNFVICIVLIYFIAVIWGLPNLHPPTQAIVGETGCVAEETTQGQLAKCNGPGPAAIAGIRPGDVIVKVGDKPVSTFEEMAAAVRKQHGNVPIVVERDGTPITLNVNVQSTQRYIPNSEGKELKPANVGAIGVAAQHIGPTQYNPITAVPGAIGFTIDLTVEVGKAIAKIPTKVGALVNAISGEQRDPETPMSVVGASIIGGDTVDHGLWVAFWFFLAQLNLVLGAINLLPLLPFDGGHIAVAFYEKIRNSIRSARGKAAAAPVNYLKLMPATYVVLVFVVGYMLLTVTADLVNPIRLFQ
- the ispG gene encoding flavodoxin-dependent (E)-4-hydroxy-3-methylbut-2-enyl-diphosphate synthase, which encodes MTVGLGLPQPPAPTLAPRRKTRQLMVRDVGVGSDYPIAVQSMCTTKTHDVNSTLQQIAELTAAGCDIVRVACPRQEDADALAEIAKHSQIPVIADIHFQPKYIFAAIDAGCAAVRVNPGNIKEFDGRVGEVAKAAAAANIPIRIGVNAGSLDKRFMQKYGKATPEALVESALWEASLFEEHGFGNIKISVKHNDPVIMVAAYEQLAAQCDYPLHLGVTEAGPAFQGTIKSAVAFGALLSKGIGDTIRVSLSAPPVEEVKVGTQILESLNLRPRGLEIVSCPSCGRAQVDVYTLANEVTAGLDGLDVPLRVAVMGCVVNGPGEAREADLGVASGNGKGQIFVKGEVIKTVPEAQIVETLIEEAMRLASEMGEMNDHDPGSTASGSPVVTVS
- a CDS encoding GNAT family N-acetyltransferase codes for the protein MSAPPIMRLVGERRVSVVRDAAAVWRVLGADPVEACMVAARVADYGIEPNAIGGELWTVRGVDESLCFAGANLIPLRGGLIDLNAFADEAMSTTRRCSSLVGRADLVLTMWRRLESAWGPARDVRDNQPLMALNSHPNCALDTEVRQVRPEELDAYLVAAVDMFIGEVGVDPRLGDGGRGYRRRVANLIAAGRAWARFEHGQVVFKAEVGSQSPTVGQIQGVWVHPEWRGLGLGTAGTATLAAVIVGSGRIASLYVNDFNTVARAAYARVGFKEVGTFATVLLD
- a CDS encoding penicillin-binding transpeptidase domain-containing protein is translated as MVTRTTVASSVTAVMVLAAVTLLPACTPRPEGPGPAAERYFAALSVGDTATAAQLTDNPNEAREALNAAWAGLQATHLDAQVLGSKYAEDVGTVAYRFTWHLPKDRTFSYDGQLKMARDEGRWQVRWTTTGLHPKLGEHQTFALRADKPQRASVNELGGTDVLAPGYLYHYSLDATKAGRDLFGIAHAVVDALHPFNEALNDPQLLAEQASSMTEPMDLGVTLRVDDSNRVFAAIGGLPGVVVTPQADLLPTDDHFAPVVMTEVKKAVIDELDGQAGWRVVSVNQNGVDVAVLHEVEPTPAPSVSITLDRTVQNAAQHAVDTRGGKAMIVVIKPSTGEILAIAQNAGANEDGPLATTGLFPPGSTFKMITAGAAVERDMATPNTMLGCPGHLDIGHRTIPNYGGFDLGVVPLSRAFASSCNTTFAELSSKLPPRGLTQAAQRYGIGLDYQVEGITTVTGSVPPTVDLAELTEDGFGQGKVLASPFGMALVAATVAAGRTPVPQLIAGRPTIVQGDTTPITPKMVEALRPMMRLVVTNGTAKDIAGCGEVYGKTGEAEFPGGSHSWFAGYRGDMAFAALIVGGGSSEYAVRMTKVMLDSLPPGFLA